In Streptomyces puniciscabiei, a single genomic region encodes these proteins:
- a CDS encoding diacylglycerol/lipid kinase family protein: MDPVNARSSPRCLIIANPAAGQASRILADEVAERCARLGVPARTRWTAGRGDAARIAAQAVAGGSGPAPAGDDGLLVVVSLGGDGTVAETVAGLTRAASERPRPHALFVVPAGTGNSNYRAHWGDRPWQDALRAALGGPEIRPRTLDLARLAELDRFALLGAGAGLSALVLEGASGVDSSGHRRLQAGLERVVGRYEPYPGRVVVDGTVVHEGRTLFANVGGGRYRAWQFRMMPHSLLDDGLLDVCVADAAYRPADLQAELRAGRHVHSPHVVYARGREVVVERTDGAPLCFEHDGELLPRTGSRVTLAAVPRVLPVLCDPETEDGVPGRVGAEAEADAEAKAELDAEAVVPYGVEPGRAGAGPW, translated from the coding sequence ATGGACCCTGTGAATGCGCGCTCGTCCCCACGCTGCCTGATCATCGCGAATCCGGCCGCCGGGCAGGCTTCCCGGATTCTGGCCGACGAGGTGGCCGAGCGGTGCGCCCGCCTGGGCGTCCCGGCGCGCACGCGCTGGACCGCCGGACGCGGCGACGCGGCGCGGATCGCGGCCCAGGCGGTGGCCGGTGGCTCCGGTCCCGCGCCGGCCGGGGACGACGGGTTGCTGGTGGTGGTGTCCCTGGGCGGTGACGGCACGGTGGCCGAGACCGTCGCCGGCCTGACCCGGGCGGCATCCGAACGGCCCCGGCCGCACGCGCTGTTCGTGGTCCCGGCCGGCACCGGCAACTCCAACTACCGTGCGCACTGGGGCGACAGGCCCTGGCAGGACGCGCTGCGCGCCGCGCTGGGCGGCCCGGAGATCCGGCCGCGGACGCTGGACCTGGCGCGGTTGGCGGAGCTGGACCGGTTCGCCCTGCTCGGCGCGGGCGCCGGGCTGAGCGCGCTGGTCCTGGAGGGTGCCTCGGGTGTCGACTCGTCCGGGCACCGGCGGCTGCAGGCGGGACTGGAACGGGTGGTGGGGCGGTACGAGCCCTACCCCGGGCGGGTCGTGGTGGACGGGACAGTGGTCCACGAGGGGCGGACGCTCTTCGCCAACGTGGGCGGCGGCCGCTACCGGGCCTGGCAGTTCCGGATGATGCCGCACTCCCTGCTGGACGACGGACTGCTCGACGTGTGCGTCGCGGACGCCGCCTACCGGCCCGCCGATCTGCAGGCCGAGCTGCGCGCGGGACGGCACGTGCACTCCCCGCACGTCGTCTACGCCCGCGGGCGCGAGGTGGTCGTCGAGCGCACCGACGGGGCTCCGCTGTGTTTCGAGCACGACGGGGAACTGCTGCCGCGGACCGGGTCCCGGGTCACCCTGGCGGCGGTGCCCCGGGTGCTGCCGGTGCTGTGCGACCCGGAGACCGAGGACGGTGTGCCGGGTCGGGTCGGCGCGGAGGCGGAGGCGGATGCCGAGGCGAAGGCGGAGTTGGATGCGGAGGCCGTCGTACCGTACGGCGTCGAGCCGGGGCGGGCGGGGGCCGGACCGTGGTGA
- a CDS encoding MmgE/PrpD family protein yields the protein MVTLAEELSDWASGTRLEAVPDRVAGLAKSQILSQLAAIRAGLAHPLGGRLVRAFGPPLQSDPRGSARVLAGLGSWLNLDDTAYAGHLSVSTVAVPLAYAHALGLDGRALLTAVVTANECAARLTAAATLGPFRGQTAAHTSLVGGVAGRLRAQGAPAGRWADAFALALSMPPWTLFPAYIGSDARALGALLPVGMAMDACDAAEAGFGGLRDVIEHDDGFLARFATVPLPEVTTAGLGSRWHTDTLSFKVRPGGPGIDAAVDCALDLYRELGLGAGGVAVAEVVVEASLYTVQVDRASRPYLAGPDTPAGALPLSMAYAVATALLHGDLTTADFRAPAVREDARWALAERVRLVHDERMTRELFSSVAPFGEALRQAGERAKEWTDRFTSAAGPGAVTPVPAQPADPAGSLEGATKLTPARVTVRLVDGRTAVRERGIPVGGAGAETARSHPELMRAKFLAQGGDPETAAVFAELERASAAELGDALRAALARDPGAGTGEADGAR from the coding sequence GTGGTGACCCTGGCCGAGGAGCTGTCGGACTGGGCGAGCGGGACCCGGCTGGAGGCGGTGCCGGACCGGGTGGCCGGGCTGGCGAAGAGCCAGATCCTCTCCCAGCTGGCCGCCATCCGGGCCGGCCTGGCGCATCCCCTGGGCGGCCGGCTGGTACGGGCCTTCGGGCCGCCGCTGCAGTCCGACCCGCGCGGCAGCGCCCGGGTGCTGGCCGGGCTGGGATCGTGGCTGAACCTCGACGACACCGCCTACGCGGGCCACCTGTCCGTCTCCACCGTCGCCGTCCCGCTCGCCTACGCCCACGCGCTGGGCCTGGACGGCCGGGCACTGCTCACGGCAGTGGTCACGGCGAACGAGTGCGCCGCGCGGCTCACCGCCGCGGCCACCCTCGGGCCGTTCCGGGGCCAGACGGCCGCCCACACCAGTCTGGTCGGCGGCGTCGCCGGCCGGCTGCGCGCCCAGGGCGCGCCCGCCGGACGCTGGGCGGACGCCTTCGCCCTGGCGCTGTCCATGCCGCCGTGGACGCTGTTTCCCGCGTACATCGGCAGCGACGCCCGTGCTCTCGGTGCGCTCCTGCCGGTCGGCATGGCGATGGACGCCTGCGACGCGGCCGAGGCCGGTTTCGGCGGGCTGCGGGACGTCATCGAGCACGACGACGGGTTCCTGGCCCGGTTCGCCACCGTGCCGCTGCCCGAGGTGACGACCGCCGGTCTGGGCAGCCGCTGGCACACCGACACGCTGTCGTTCAAGGTCCGCCCGGGCGGGCCGGGCATCGACGCCGCCGTCGACTGCGCCCTGGACCTGTACCGCGAACTCGGCCTGGGCGCCGGGGGCGTGGCGGTCGCCGAGGTGGTGGTGGAGGCGTCGCTGTACACCGTGCAGGTGGACCGGGCCAGCCGCCCCTACCTGGCCGGCCCGGACACACCGGCCGGCGCGCTGCCGCTGTCCATGGCCTACGCCGTGGCGACCGCGCTGCTGCACGGCGACCTGACCACGGCCGACTTCCGGGCACCCGCCGTACGGGAGGACGCGCGCTGGGCGCTCGCGGAACGCGTGCGGCTGGTGCACGACGAGCGGATGACCCGCGAACTGTTCTCGTCCGTGGCTCCGTTCGGTGAGGCGTTGCGGCAGGCGGGCGAGCGGGCCAAGGAGTGGACGGACCGGTTCACCTCGGCGGCCGGACCGGGCGCCGTCACCCCCGTCCCGGCCCAACCGGCCGATCCGGCAGGCTCGTTGGAGGGCGCGACCAAGCTGACGCCGGCCAGGGTCACCGTGCGCCTCGTCGACGGCAGGACGGCCGTCCGGGAGCGCGGCATCCCGGTCGGCGGCGCCGGAGCGGAGACGGCCCGGAGCCACCCGGAGCTGATGCGCGCCAAGTTCCTGGCGCAGGGCGGCGATCCGGAGACCGCCGCCGTGTTCGCGGAGCTGGAGCGGGCCTCGGCGGCGGAGCTGGGGGACGCGCTACGGGCGGCACTGGCCCGGGACCCCGGTGCCGGGACCGGTGAGGCCGACGGCGCCCGGTGA